In a single window of the Streptomyces sp. CGMCC 4.7035 genome:
- a CDS encoding metallophosphoesterase family protein yields the protein MRILHLSDTHLERTDAPNKYGVNATESLRLMLTELRHQRDVDAIVVSGDLANDGAVDAYTAVRELLRDFALTKNAPVVYSTGNHDERQAFAKVLGSGHLEADGTDRAEKVLASGDLERAAVSAIGGYRFVTLDSLVPGEVYGHLGEAQLDWLREVLRTPAPRGTVLVFHHPPITLDIEMQRAFGLRNPADLADAIRGTDVRVVLTGHFHLQMFGFLESTPVWVTPGVVNRIDLTTAPGTERAVRGASASLVELGGPSSPLFHTFHARDPRAHETVYELDEDQTRSFLERRRPRS from the coding sequence ATGCGGATCCTGCATCTGTCGGACACGCACCTGGAGCGCACCGACGCGCCGAACAAGTACGGCGTCAACGCGACCGAGTCCCTGCGCCTGATGCTCACGGAACTCCGCCACCAGCGGGACGTGGACGCGATCGTGGTGAGCGGTGACCTCGCCAACGACGGGGCGGTGGACGCGTACACGGCCGTACGCGAGCTGCTGCGCGACTTCGCGCTGACCAAGAACGCCCCGGTCGTCTACAGCACGGGCAACCACGACGAGCGCCAGGCCTTCGCCAAGGTGCTCGGGAGCGGGCACCTGGAGGCGGACGGCACCGACCGCGCCGAGAAGGTCCTGGCCTCGGGGGACTTGGAGCGGGCGGCGGTGAGCGCGATCGGCGGCTACCGCTTCGTCACGCTGGACTCGCTGGTGCCGGGCGAGGTGTACGGGCACCTCGGCGAGGCCCAGCTGGACTGGCTGCGGGAGGTGTTGCGCACACCGGCGCCGCGGGGAACGGTGCTGGTGTTCCACCACCCGCCGATCACCCTGGACATCGAGATGCAGCGGGCCTTCGGCCTGCGGAACCCGGCGGACCTGGCGGACGCGATCCGCGGCACCGACGTCCGGGTCGTCCTCACCGGCCACTTCCACCTCCAGATGTTCGGTTTCCTGGAGTCGACGCCGGTCTGGGTCACGCCGGGTGTGGTCAACCGCATCGACCTCACCACCGCGCCCGGCACGGAACGCGCCGTACGCGGTGCGTCGGCCTCACTGGTGGAGCTGGGCGGCCCGTCGAGTCCGCTGTTCCACACCTTCCATGCCCGCGACCCGCGCGCCCACGAGACGGTGTACGAGCTGGACGAGGACCAGACGCGGAGCTTTCTCGAACGGCGTAGGCCTCGCAGCTGA
- a CDS encoding NADH:flavin oxidoreductase: MTVTPAESSRAAGILSRPVSINGLTVPNRIVMAPMTRMFSPGGVPGDDVVSYYSRRAAAGVGLIVTEGTYVGHDSAGQSDRVPRFHGEEQLAGWAKVAEAVHAAGGTIVPQLWHIGMVRKAGEPPYADAPAVGPSGIRPDGTEGTGKAMTQQDLDDVIAAFAEAAAAAERIGFDGVELHGAHGYLIDQFLWAGTNRRTDAYGGDPVARTKFAAEIVAAVREAVSPEFPVIFRYSQWKQDAYDARLAETPEELESILTPLAAAGVDAFHASTRRYWLPEFDGSDLNLAGWTKKLTGKPAITVGSVGLDGDFLRGFMGEGAPVKGIDNLLDRLESEEFDLVAVGRALLQDPEWAAKVLAGRFDDVKPYDAAALKTLS, translated from the coding sequence GTGACCGTCACCCCTGCCGAGTCGTCCCGCGCCGCCGGGATCCTGTCCCGCCCGGTCTCGATCAACGGCCTCACCGTCCCGAACCGCATCGTGATGGCGCCCATGACGCGCATGTTCTCCCCGGGCGGCGTCCCCGGTGACGACGTGGTGTCGTACTACTCCCGCCGTGCCGCCGCCGGCGTCGGCCTGATCGTCACCGAGGGCACCTACGTCGGCCACGACTCGGCCGGGCAGAGTGACCGCGTCCCGCGGTTCCACGGCGAGGAGCAGCTGGCGGGCTGGGCGAAGGTGGCCGAGGCGGTGCACGCGGCGGGCGGCACGATCGTGCCGCAGCTGTGGCACATCGGCATGGTGCGCAAGGCCGGCGAACCGCCGTACGCGGACGCCCCGGCGGTCGGCCCGTCCGGCATCCGTCCCGACGGCACCGAGGGCACGGGCAAGGCCATGACCCAGCAGGACCTGGACGACGTGATCGCGGCCTTCGCCGAGGCGGCCGCCGCGGCGGAGCGGATCGGCTTCGACGGCGTGGAACTGCACGGCGCGCACGGCTATCTGATCGACCAGTTCCTGTGGGCGGGCACCAACCGCCGCACGGACGCGTACGGCGGCGACCCCGTGGCCCGTACAAAGTTCGCGGCGGAGATCGTGGCAGCGGTACGGGAGGCGGTCTCGCCGGAGTTCCCCGTCATCTTCCGGTACTCGCAGTGGAAGCAGGACGCGTACGACGCGCGGCTCGCCGAGACGCCCGAGGAGCTGGAGTCGATCCTCACCCCGCTCGCCGCGGCCGGCGTCGACGCCTTCCACGCCTCCACGCGCCGCTACTGGCTGCCGGAGTTCGACGGCTCGGACCTCAACCTCGCGGGCTGGACGAAGAAGCTCACGGGCAAGCCGGCCATCACGGTCGGTTCGGTGGGCCTGGACGGCGACTTCCTCCGCGGCTTCATGGGGGAGGGCGCTCCGGTCAAGGGCATCGACAACCTCCTGGACCGGCTGGAGTCGGAGGAGTTCGACCTGGTCGCGGTCGGCCGCGCCCTGCTCCAGGACCCCGAGTGGGCGGCGAAGGTCCTCGCCGGCCGCTTCGACGACGTGAAGCCGTACGACGCGGCGGCGCTGAAGACGCTGAGCTGA
- the groL gene encoding chaperonin GroEL (60 kDa chaperone family; promotes refolding of misfolded polypeptides especially under stressful conditions; forms two stacked rings of heptamers to form a barrel-shaped 14mer; ends can be capped by GroES; misfolded proteins enter the barrel where they are refolded when GroES binds), producing MAKIIAFDEEARRGLERGMNQLADAVKVTLGPKGRNVVLEKKWGAPTITNDGVSIAKEIELEDPYEKIGAELVKEVAKKTDDVAGDGTTTATVLAQALVREGLRNVAAGANPMALKRGIEKAVEAVSGALLEQAKDVETKEQIASTASISAADTQIGELIAEAMDKVGKEGVITVEESQTFGLELELTEGMRFDKGYISAYFATDMERMEASLDDPYILIANSKIGSVKDLLPLLEKVMQSGKPLLIIAEDVEGEALSTLVVNKIRGTFKSVAVKAPGFGDRRKAMLGDIAILTGGEVISEEVGLKLENATLDLLGRARKVVITKDETTIVDGAGSADQVAGRVNQIRAEIENSDSDYDREKLQERLAKLAGGVAVIKAGAATEVELKERKHRIEDAVRNAKAAVEEGIVAGGGVALIQASSVFEKLELTGDEATGAAAVKLALEAPLKQIAVNAGLEGGVVVEKVRNLTPGHGLNAATGEYVDLVKEGIIDPAKVTRSALQNAASIAALFLTTEAVIADKPEKAAAPAGGGMPGGDMDF from the coding sequence ATGGCCAAGATCATCGCGTTCGACGAGGAGGCGCGGCGCGGCCTCGAGCGCGGCATGAACCAGCTCGCGGACGCCGTCAAGGTGACCCTCGGCCCCAAGGGCCGGAACGTCGTCCTCGAGAAGAAGTGGGGCGCCCCCACGATCACCAACGACGGTGTCTCCATCGCCAAGGAGATCGAGCTCGAGGACCCGTACGAGAAGATCGGCGCCGAGCTGGTCAAGGAAGTCGCCAAGAAGACGGACGACGTCGCCGGTGACGGTACGACCACCGCGACCGTCCTCGCTCAGGCGCTCGTCCGCGAGGGTCTGCGCAACGTCGCCGCCGGTGCCAACCCGATGGCCCTGAAGCGCGGTATCGAGAAGGCCGTCGAGGCCGTCTCCGGTGCCCTGCTGGAGCAGGCGAAGGACGTCGAGACCAAGGAGCAGATCGCCTCCACGGCCTCCATCTCCGCCGCCGACACCCAGATCGGCGAGCTGATCGCCGAGGCCATGGACAAGGTCGGCAAGGAAGGCGTCATCACCGTCGAGGAGTCCCAGACCTTCGGTCTGGAGCTGGAGCTCACCGAGGGTATGCGCTTCGACAAGGGCTACATCTCGGCGTACTTCGCCACCGACATGGAGCGTATGGAGGCGTCGCTCGACGACCCGTACATCCTGATCGCCAACTCCAAGATCGGCTCCGTCAAGGACCTGCTCCCGCTCCTGGAGAAGGTCATGCAGTCGGGCAAGCCGCTGCTGATCATCGCCGAGGACGTCGAGGGCGAGGCCCTGTCGACCCTGGTCGTCAACAAGATCCGCGGCACCTTCAAGTCCGTCGCCGTCAAGGCCCCGGGCTTCGGTGACCGCCGCAAGGCCATGCTCGGCGACATCGCCATCCTCACGGGCGGCGAGGTCATCTCCGAGGAGGTCGGCCTCAAGCTGGAGAACGCGACCCTGGACCTCCTGGGCCGCGCCCGCAAGGTCGTCATCACCAAGGACGAGACCACCATCGTCGACGGCGCCGGCTCCGCCGACCAGGTCGCGGGCCGTGTGAACCAGATCCGCGCCGAGATCGAGAACAGCGACTCGGACTACGACCGCGAGAAGCTGCAGGAGCGCCTGGCGAAGCTCGCCGGCGGTGTCGCGGTCATCAAGGCCGGTGCCGCCACCGAGGTGGAGCTCAAGGAGCGCAAGCACCGCATCGAGGACGCCGTCCGCAACGCGAAGGCGGCCGTCGAGGAGGGCATCGTCGCCGGCGGTGGCGTGGCCCTGATCCAGGCCTCCTCGGTCTTCGAGAAGCTGGAGCTGACGGGCGACGAGGCCACCGGTGCCGCCGCCGTCAAGCTGGCGCTCGAGGCCCCGCTGAAGCAGATCGCCGTCAACGCCGGCCTCGAGGGCGGTGTCGTGGTGGAGAAGGTGCGCAACCTGACCCCGGGCCACGGCCTGAACGCCGCGACCGGTGAGTACGTCGACCTGGTCAAGGAAGGCATCATCGACCCGGCGAAGGTGACCCGCTCTGCCCTGCAGAACGCCGCCTCCATCGCCGCGCTGTTCCTCACCACCGAGGCCGTCATCGCCGACAAGCCGGAGAAGGCCGCCGCGCCCGCCGGTGGCGGCATGCCGGGCGGTGACATGGACTTCTGA
- a CDS encoding cold-shock protein — translation MAQGTVKWFNAEKGYGFIAVDGGADVFVHYSAIQMDGYRTLEEGQRVEFEISQGQKGPQADMVRLAG, via the coding sequence ATGGCTCAGGGCACCGTCAAGTGGTTCAACGCGGAGAAGGGGTACGGCTTCATCGCGGTCGACGGTGGTGCGGATGTTTTCGTCCACTACAGCGCGATCCAGATGGACGGCTACCGCACCCTGGAAGAGGGTCAGCGGGTCGAGTTCGAGATCTCGCAGGGTCAGAAGGGGCCGCAGGCGGACATGGTCCGACTGGCCGGCTGA
- a CDS encoding MoaD/ThiS family protein, with product MSVTVRIPTILRTYTGGQAEVSAEGATLAQVIADLDKNHAGIGARVLDDQGNLRRFVNVYVNDDDVRFEQGLETATPDGAGVSIIPAVAGG from the coding sequence ATGAGCGTCACCGTCCGCATCCCCACCATCCTGCGCACCTACACCGGCGGCCAGGCCGAAGTGAGCGCCGAGGGCGCGACCCTCGCGCAGGTCATCGCCGACCTGGACAAGAACCACGCCGGCATCGGCGCCCGGGTCCTGGACGACCAGGGCAATCTGCGCCGCTTCGTCAACGTGTACGTGAACGACGACGACGTCCGCTTCGAGCAGGGCCTTGAGACGGCGACGCCGGACGGCGCGGGCGTCTCCATCATCCCCGCGGTCGCCGGTGGCTGA
- the thrC gene encoding threonine synthase → MAVQTVASTTESVDLGPAAALSCRECGHRVPLGPVFACEECFGPLEIAYDFSGYDTEELRKRIEAGPANIWRYAPLLPVPADVAGKPNLNPGWTPLVKADNLARELGVTGGLYVKDDSGNPTHSFKDRVVAQALEAARAFGFTTLSCSSTGNLAGAVGAAAARAGFRSCVFIPHDLEQGKIVMAAIYGGDLVGIEGNYDDVNRFCSELIGDPAGEGWGFVNVNLRPYYAEGSKTLAYEIAEQLGWRLPDQLVVPIASGSQLTKIDKGLQELIKLGLVEDKPYKIFGAQAEGCSPVSVAFKAGHDVVRPQKPNTIAKSLAIGNPADGPYVLDIARRTAGAVEDVTDEQIVDAIKLLARTEGIFAETAGGVTVGVTRKLIESGVLDPTKTTVVLNTGDGLKTLDAVAGTGLTATIRPNLDSFKEAGLV, encoded by the coding sequence ATGGCTGTGCAGACAGTTGCAAGCACCACGGAGTCCGTCGACCTGGGTCCCGCCGCGGCCCTCTCCTGTCGCGAGTGCGGCCACCGCGTGCCGCTCGGCCCGGTCTTCGCCTGCGAGGAGTGTTTCGGCCCGCTGGAGATCGCGTACGACTTCTCGGGCTACGACACCGAGGAACTGCGGAAGCGGATCGAGGCGGGCCCCGCGAACATCTGGCGCTATGCGCCGCTGCTGCCGGTCCCGGCCGACGTCGCCGGCAAGCCGAACCTCAACCCGGGCTGGACCCCGCTGGTCAAGGCCGACAACCTGGCGCGCGAGCTGGGTGTGACCGGCGGGTTGTATGTGAAGGACGACTCCGGTAACCCGACGCACTCCTTCAAGGACCGGGTCGTCGCCCAGGCCCTGGAGGCCGCCCGCGCCTTCGGCTTCACCACCCTCTCCTGCTCCTCCACCGGCAACCTCGCCGGTGCGGTGGGCGCCGCGGCCGCCCGCGCCGGCTTCCGCTCCTGCGTCTTCATCCCGCACGACCTGGAGCAGGGCAAGATCGTCATGGCCGCGATCTACGGCGGCGACCTCGTCGGCATCGAGGGCAACTACGACGACGTGAACCGCTTCTGCTCCGAGCTGATCGGCGACCCGGCCGGCGAGGGCTGGGGCTTCGTCAACGTCAACCTCCGTCCGTACTACGCGGAGGGGTCCAAGACCCTGGCGTACGAGATCGCCGAGCAGCTTGGCTGGCGACTGCCCGACCAGCTCGTGGTGCCGATCGCCTCCGGCTCGCAGCTCACGAAGATCGACAAGGGTCTCCAGGAGCTGATCAAGCTCGGGCTCGTCGAGGACAAGCCGTACAAGATCTTCGGCGCGCAGGCCGAGGGCTGCTCGCCGGTGTCGGTCGCCTTCAAGGCCGGCCACGACGTCGTACGGCCGCAGAAGCCGAACACGATCGCCAAGTCGCTGGCGATCGGCAACCCGGCAGACGGCCCTTACGTCCTCGACATCGCGCGCCGCACGGCCGGTGCGGTGGAGGACGTCACGGACGAGCAGATCGTCGACGCGATCAAGCTGCTCGCCCGTACCGAGGGGATCTTCGCGGAGACGGCGGGTGGCGTCACGGTGGGCGTGACGCGCAAACTCATCGAGAGCGGCGTGCTCGACCCGACGAAGACGACCGTCGTGTTGAACACCGGGGACGGTCTGAAGACGTTGGACGCTGTGGCCGGCACCGGACTGACCGCGACGATCCGTCCGAACCTCGACTCCTTCAAAGAGGCCGGCCTCGTCTGA
- a CDS encoding glucosyl-3-phosphoglycerate synthase has protein sequence MLEEVERWLSTRSWSVTDRPLHKILAAKRSTGQSVSVVLPALNEEETVGEIVAVIRHDLMQQVPLVDEIVVVDSGSTDRTSEVAAAAGARVVHRDAILPHIPAVPGKGEVLWRSLLVTSGDIVCFIDADLKEFSSDFVSGIVGPLLTDPGVDLVKAMYDRPLGAAAGQGGRVTELMARPLLNMHWPQLAGFVQPLGGEYAARRSLLEQLPFPVGYGVELGMLVDALHLVGLDALAQVDVGVRKHRHQDGQALGRMAAAIYRTAQLRLARGHLIRPSLIQFERGRDGFEPRTYSVDTEERPPMVQIEEYVRRKAA, from the coding sequence GTGCTGGAAGAAGTCGAGCGCTGGCTGAGCACCCGCTCCTGGTCCGTGACCGATCGCCCGCTCCACAAGATCCTGGCCGCCAAACGCAGCACGGGCCAGTCGGTCTCCGTCGTGCTGCCCGCGCTCAACGAGGAGGAGACGGTCGGCGAGATCGTCGCCGTCATCCGACACGACCTCATGCAGCAGGTTCCGCTCGTCGACGAGATCGTCGTCGTCGACTCCGGCTCCACGGACCGCACCTCCGAGGTCGCGGCGGCGGCGGGCGCGAGGGTGGTGCACCGCGACGCGATCCTGCCGCACATCCCGGCCGTGCCCGGCAAGGGCGAGGTGCTGTGGCGGTCCCTCCTGGTCACCAGCGGTGACATCGTCTGCTTCATCGACGCCGACCTCAAGGAGTTCTCGTCCGACTTCGTCTCCGGGATCGTGGGCCCACTGCTCACCGACCCGGGCGTGGACCTCGTGAAGGCGATGTACGACCGGCCGCTGGGCGCTGCCGCGGGCCAGGGCGGCCGGGTCACCGAACTGATGGCGCGCCCGCTGCTCAACATGCACTGGCCGCAGCTGGCCGGCTTCGTCCAGCCGCTCGGCGGCGAGTACGCGGCCCGCCGCTCCCTGCTGGAACAGCTCCCGTTCCCGGTCGGGTACGGCGTCGAGCTGGGCATGCTGGTCGACGCCCTGCACCTGGTGGGCCTGGACGCCCTCGCCCAGGTCGACGTCGGCGTGCGCAAGCACCGCCACCAGGACGGGCAGGCGCTGGGCCGTATGGCCGCCGCGATCTACCGCACGGCACAGCTCCGCCTGGCCCGCGGCCATTTGATCCGCCCCTCCCTCATCCAGTTCGAACGGGGCAGGGACGGCTTCGAGCCGCGCACGTACTCGGTGGACACGGAGGAGAGGCCGCCGATGGTTCAGATCGAGGAGTACGTGCGACGGAAGGCGGCCTGA
- a CDS encoding alpha,alpha-trehalose-phosphate synthase (UDP-forming): MAVTHAARILVASNRGPVSYALDETGTLTARRGGGGLVSGLSAIGPDADAVWVCAALNDGDREAVRRTGGALDPADTGGQRVRMLDIDAQVHTDAYNGIANSVLWFVHHMLYQTPLEPVFGTEFRRQWAAYEAYNHAFAEALAQEAAQGAAVLVQDYHLALTPRMLRALRPDLRIGHFSHTPWAPPDYFRLLPDDIAAQVLGGILGADRAAFLTQRWADAFTECCHAVLGPGIPSGTRIGVHGLGADADFLRKRAHQPDVDERMGALREQVGTTPDGRPRKTIVRVDRTELSKNIVRGLLAYEELLESRPEWRERVVHVAFAYPSRQDLAVYREYTAEVQRVAQEINSRYMTPSWTPVVLHVKDDFARSLAAYRLADVALVNPIRDGMNLVAKEVPVVSDEGCALVLSREAGAYEELAGDAVAVNPYDIVGTARALHEALSMPAGERAARTEALAARATALPPGRWFLDQLAALEV, from the coding sequence ATGGCTGTCACGCATGCGGCTCGGATCCTCGTCGCCTCCAACCGCGGCCCGGTCTCGTACGCCCTGGACGAGACCGGGACGCTCACGGCCCGGCGCGGCGGGGGCGGGCTGGTGTCCGGCCTGTCGGCGATCGGCCCGGACGCGGACGCGGTATGGGTCTGCGCGGCCCTGAACGACGGTGACCGCGAGGCGGTACGCCGGACGGGTGGTGCGCTGGATCCGGCCGACACGGGCGGGCAGCGCGTACGGATGCTCGACATCGACGCGCAGGTGCACACGGACGCGTACAACGGCATCGCGAACTCGGTGCTGTGGTTCGTGCACCACATGCTGTACCAGACACCGCTGGAGCCGGTCTTCGGCACGGAGTTCCGGCGGCAGTGGGCGGCGTACGAGGCGTACAACCACGCGTTCGCCGAGGCACTGGCCCAGGAGGCGGCCCAGGGAGCGGCGGTCCTGGTCCAGGACTACCACCTCGCCCTGACCCCCCGGATGCTCCGCGCGCTCCGCCCGGACCTGCGGATCGGCCACTTCTCCCACACACCGTGGGCACCGCCGGACTACTTCCGTCTCCTGCCCGACGACATCGCGGCGCAGGTGCTCGGCGGGATCCTGGGCGCGGACCGGGCGGCGTTCCTCACCCAGCGGTGGGCGGACGCGTTCACGGAGTGCTGTCACGCGGTGCTCGGCCCCGGCATCCCCTCGGGTACGCGCATCGGGGTCCACGGCCTGGGCGCGGACGCGGACTTCCTGCGGAAGCGGGCACACCAGCCGGACGTGGACGAGCGGATGGGCGCACTGCGGGAGCAGGTCGGGACGACTCCCGACGGCCGCCCCCGGAAGACGATCGTGCGGGTGGACCGCACGGAGCTGTCCAAGAACATCGTGCGGGGTCTGCTGGCGTACGAGGAGCTGCTGGAGTCGCGTCCGGAGTGGCGCGAACGGGTCGTCCACGTCGCCTTCGCCTATCCGTCCCGCCAGGACCTGGCCGTGTACCGGGAGTACACGGCGGAGGTCCAGCGCGTCGCACAGGAGATCAACTCCCGCTATATGACGCCGAGCTGGACGCCGGTCGTGCTGCATGTGAAGGACGACTTCGCCCGCTCGCTGGCCGCGTACCGACTGGCGGACGTGGCCCTCGTGAACCCCATCCGGGACGGCATGAACCTGGTCGCCAAGGAGGTCCCGGTGGTCTCCGACGAGGGCTGCGCGCTGGTGCTGTCCCGGGAGGCGGGGGCGTACGAGGAGCTGGCGGGGGACGCGGTGGCCGTGAACCCGTACGACATCGTGGGCACGGCGCGGGCGCTGCACGAGGCGCTGTCGATGCCGGCGGGTGAGCGGGCCGCCCGCACGGAGGCGCTGGCCGCTCGGGCTACGGCGCTGCCTCCTGGGCGGTGGTTTTTGGATCAGTTGGCTGCGCTTGAGGTTTGA
- the otsB gene encoding trehalose-phosphatase has product MGSHTDSLPTPATPAGRDGLDAILTRPDRAVLAFDFDGTLAPIVPDPDQARAHPDAVPALTALAPKVASIAVVTGRPAGVAVRYGGFAGVPGLEHLVVLGHYGAERWDARTGTVTAPAPHPGVAAVRAELPGFLERIGAWRGTWIEEKGRAVAVHTRRAEDPQAAFEALREPLAELAARHGLIVEPGRMVLELRPPGMDKGMALLEYVRETGPEAVMYAGDDLGDLPAFAAVDELRSAGVPGLLVCSGSDEVTELAKRADLVVDGPPGVVQLLRSLAHRLA; this is encoded by the coding sequence ATGGGCAGCCACACGGACTCCTTGCCGACGCCCGCGACCCCGGCCGGGCGCGACGGTCTCGACGCCATCCTTACGCGGCCCGATCGGGCCGTCCTCGCGTTCGACTTCGACGGAACGCTCGCCCCGATCGTCCCCGACCCCGACCAGGCCCGCGCCCACCCCGACGCGGTCCCCGCCCTCACGGCCCTCGCCCCGAAGGTCGCCTCGATCGCGGTCGTCACCGGCCGCCCCGCCGGCGTCGCCGTCCGCTACGGCGGCTTCGCGGGCGTCCCCGGCCTCGAACACCTCGTCGTCCTCGGCCATTACGGCGCCGAACGCTGGGACGCCCGCACCGGCACCGTCACCGCCCCCGCCCCGCACCCCGGCGTCGCCGCCGTCCGCGCCGAACTTCCCGGCTTCCTGGAGCGGATCGGCGCCTGGCGCGGCACGTGGATCGAGGAGAAGGGACGCGCCGTCGCCGTCCACACCCGCCGCGCCGAGGATCCGCAAGCCGCTTTCGAGGCCCTGCGCGAACCCCTCGCCGAACTCGCCGCCCGCCACGGCCTGATCGTCGAACCCGGCCGTATGGTCCTGGAGCTGCGCCCGCCGGGCATGGACAAGGGGATGGCCCTGCTGGAGTACGTCCGCGAGACCGGCCCCGAAGCGGTCATGTACGCCGGCGACGACCTCGGCGACCTCCCCGCCTTCGCCGCCGTCGACGAACTCCGCTCCGCCGGCGTCCCCGGTCTGCTGGTCTGCAGCGGCAGCGACGAGGTCACAGAACTGGCGAAACGAGCGGACCTGGTGGTCGACGGCCCGCCGGGGGTGGTGCAACTTCTGAGGTCATTGGCACACCGGCTCGCGTGA
- a CDS encoding DUF3263 domain-containing protein — protein sequence MEDLNPREKAVLALEGRSFSGPGAKERAIREQLDLAPVRYYQLLNALLDDPRALAHAPVTVNRLRRVRDSRRAER from the coding sequence ATGGAAGACCTCAACCCCCGGGAGAAGGCCGTCCTCGCCCTGGAGGGGCGCAGCTTCTCCGGGCCGGGGGCCAAGGAGCGGGCCATACGCGAGCAGCTGGACCTCGCGCCCGTGCGCTACTACCAGCTGCTCAACGCCCTCCTCGACGACCCCAGAGCCCTCGCGCACGCCCCGGTCACCGTCAACCGCCTCCGCCGCGTCCGCGACTCCCGGCGCGCCGAACGCTAG
- a CDS encoding ROK family protein yields MRHVIALDVGGTGMKAALVGAGGELLHQARRATGRERGPDAVVESILGFAADLRTHGERHIGEPAAAVGVAVPGIVDADRGIAAFSANLGWRDVPLRDLLSGRLGGVPVALGHDVRTGGLAEGRIGAGRGTDRFLFVALGTGIAGAIGVGGRVEAGAHGFAGEIGHIVVRPGGTPCPCGQHGCLERYASAAAVSEAWAAASGDPGADAADCAKSVESGDPRARGVWQDAVDALADGLVTALTLLDPRTLIIGGGLAEAGETLFTPLRAAVRRRVTFQKLPSIAPAALGDTAGCLGAGLMAWDLLETTDPAEVTT; encoded by the coding sequence GTGAGACATGTCATCGCCCTCGATGTGGGCGGCACCGGGATGAAGGCCGCCCTGGTCGGGGCAGGGGGCGAGCTGCTGCACCAGGCCCGGCGGGCTACGGGACGCGAGCGCGGGCCCGACGCCGTGGTGGAGTCCATCCTCGGTTTCGCCGCTGATCTGCGCACCCACGGCGAGCGGCACATCGGCGAACCCGCGGCCGCCGTCGGCGTGGCCGTGCCCGGCATCGTCGACGCCGACCGCGGCATCGCCGCCTTCTCCGCCAACCTCGGCTGGCGTGACGTACCGCTGCGCGATCTGCTCAGCGGCCGTCTCGGCGGCGTTCCCGTCGCACTCGGACACGACGTACGCACCGGAGGGCTCGCCGAGGGCCGGATCGGCGCGGGCAGGGGAACAGACCGCTTCCTGTTCGTGGCCCTCGGCACCGGCATCGCGGGCGCCATCGGCGTCGGCGGCCGGGTGGAGGCCGGCGCGCACGGCTTCGCGGGCGAGATCGGCCACATCGTCGTACGGCCGGGCGGGACCCCCTGTCCGTGCGGCCAGCACGGCTGCCTGGAGCGGTACGCCTCCGCCGCCGCCGTCAGCGAGGCCTGGGCGGCGGCGTCGGGCGATCCGGGGGCGGACGCCGCAGACTGCGCCAAGTCCGTCGAGTCCGGCGACCCCCGGGCGCGGGGTGTCTGGCAGGACGCCGTGGACGCGCTCGCCGACGGACTCGTCACCGCGCTCACCCTGCTGGACCCGCGCACCCTGATCATCGGTGGCGGGCTCGCCGAGGCCGGGGAAACGTTGTTCACACCACTGCGCGCGGCCGTACGGCGACGCGTGACCTTCCAGAAGCTGCCGTCGATCGCCCCCGCGGCACTGGGGGACACCGCCGGATGCCTCGGTGCCGGGCTCATGGCCTGGGATCTCCTCGAAACCACTGACCCTGCGGAGGTAACCACCTGA